From Enterococcus mediterraneensis, the proteins below share one genomic window:
- the manA gene encoding mannose-6-phosphate isomerase, class I, protein MEPLFMKPVFQEKIWGGSRLRSVFGFDIPNDKIGEDWAISAHPHGVSVIENGPFKGKKLTELWEDHKELFGNPSEPVFPLLIKILDAEDELSVQVHPDDAYGMKHEGELGKTECWYIIDAEPGAEIVYGHTAKTREELADMIHDGRWDDLLKRVPVKKGDFYYVPSGTIHAIGKGIMILETQQSSDTTYRVYDYDRKDDQGNTRELHIQQSIDVTTVPALKPVNNITEIRQGKSSVITYLKTDFFNVYEWQVQGQLTIDAHAPYTLMTVIDGYGHLVVDGQTYELKKGASCILPNGINRWQLEGELKIIASEPGNK, encoded by the coding sequence ATGGAACCATTATTTATGAAACCTGTTTTTCAAGAAAAAATCTGGGGAGGCAGCCGTCTGCGTTCTGTTTTCGGTTTTGACATCCCAAATGATAAAATCGGTGAGGATTGGGCAATCAGCGCGCATCCCCATGGCGTAAGCGTTATTGAAAACGGTCCATTTAAAGGAAAAAAACTGACAGAATTATGGGAGGATCACAAAGAACTTTTTGGAAATCCCAGCGAGCCGGTTTTCCCATTATTGATAAAAATTCTTGACGCTGAAGATGAATTATCTGTGCAAGTTCATCCAGACGATGCATATGGCATGAAACATGAAGGTGAACTAGGCAAAACAGAATGCTGGTACATCATTGATGCTGAACCAGGAGCAGAGATCGTTTATGGTCATACCGCGAAAACCCGCGAAGAATTAGCGGATATGATCCACGACGGTCGTTGGGATGACCTTTTGAAACGCGTACCAGTCAAAAAAGGTGATTTTTATTATGTTCCTAGTGGTACGATCCATGCTATCGGTAAGGGAATCATGATTTTAGAAACCCAACAAAGTTCTGACACCACGTATCGTGTATATGACTATGACCGAAAAGACGATCAAGGGAATACACGGGAACTTCACATCCAACAATCCATTGATGTGACAACAGTACCAGCCCTTAAACCAGTAAATAATATTACTGAGATCCGACAAGGAAAATCATCAGTGATCACTTATTTGAAAACGGATTTCTTCAATGTTTATGAATGGCAGGTCCAAGGACAACTTACGATCGATGCCCATGCACCATATACATTGATGACAGTGATCGACGGATATGGTCATCTAGTTGTGGACGGCCAAACTTACGAACTGAAAAAAGGCGCCAGCTGCATTTTGCCAAACGGAATCAACCGTTGGCAGTTAGAAGGCGAACTGAAAATCATCGCTTCTGAACCAGGAAACAAATAA
- a CDS encoding serine hydrolase domain-containing protein: MFAKTQKMILDKMEQGVYPGVVYEMIHDKKKERGVYGDAAILPEKVPMKAELLFDVASLTKVVCTTTVVLKLWEAGRVDFDQPLQKYLPDFANSKITLRHLLTHTADIETWIPNRDQLDSEGLRKAYLGLQNGKNIGREVKYTDAGTILLGFMLEEIYQKPVTEVFQTEVLTPLAMSNSSFTPVVEKTVPTQQQSDGSILRGITHDPKARVLGKHAGNAGLFTDLTDLEKFAGMYLDWGMVNGQPFLKKETIHYLLKDQTPTGNGQRSLGWDLKYMGENQHPTLFHTGYTGTFLSVDPLEQTAFIFLSNRIHPNDFREDYIRERDEILAVYQKERLR, encoded by the coding sequence ATGTTTGCGAAAACCCAAAAAATGATTTTAGACAAAATGGAACAAGGTGTTTATCCCGGTGTCGTCTATGAGATGATCCACGATAAGAAAAAAGAGCGGGGTGTTTACGGTGACGCGGCGATCCTGCCTGAAAAAGTCCCTATGAAAGCAGAACTGCTTTTTGATGTAGCCTCATTGACGAAAGTAGTTTGTACAACGACAGTCGTGTTGAAATTGTGGGAAGCAGGCAGAGTAGATTTCGATCAACCGTTACAAAAATATCTGCCGGATTTTGCCAATTCAAAGATCACATTGCGGCATTTGTTGACCCATACCGCAGATATCGAAACTTGGATCCCTAACCGTGACCAGTTAGACAGTGAAGGACTGCGAAAAGCCTATTTAGGTTTGCAAAATGGCAAAAATATTGGCAGAGAAGTGAAATATACTGATGCCGGAACGATCCTTTTAGGTTTTATGTTGGAAGAAATCTACCAAAAACCAGTGACGGAAGTGTTTCAAACAGAAGTTTTGACGCCGCTGGCTATGTCAAACAGCAGTTTTACTCCCGTCGTTGAAAAAACTGTGCCCACACAGCAGCAGTCAGACGGCAGTATCTTACGCGGGATCACCCATGATCCGAAAGCACGAGTCTTAGGAAAACACGCGGGCAATGCCGGACTGTTCACTGACCTGACTGATTTGGAAAAATTTGCTGGGATGTATCTTGATTGGGGAATGGTCAACGGGCAGCCATTTTTGAAAAAAGAGACGATTCATTATTTGCTGAAGGATCAAACACCGACAGGCAATGGGCAGCGTTCTCTTGGATGGGACCTGAAATATATGGGAGAAAACCAACATCCTACTCTGTTTCATACCGGATATACAGGGACTTTTCTGTCGGTGGATCCATTAGAGCAGACTGCTTTTATCTTTTTGAGCAATCGCATTCATCCGAATGATTTCCGTGAGGATTATATTCGTGAAAGAGATGAAATTTTGGCGGTTTATCAAAAAGAAAGACTCCGCTAA
- a CDS encoding glycoside hydrolase family 65 protein — protein MKQIQRLFDIDPWKVSTTELSKEHRRLQESLTSIGNGYMGMRGNFEESYSGDHHLGTYLAGVWYPDKTRVGWWKNGYPEYFGKVINAVNFIKMDLFINDKKVDLNLIPPQDFYLELDMEKGILSRSFTVELAEAKVRFHFERFLSIVKKELAMIRMQAEVLEGDAKITVLSQLDNNVRNEDSNYDELFWEGVDCGVTNDMTYLTVQTIPNRFEIERFTVTAAMQHQEKCAETTATPLMASDRFEFQAAAGETITLDKKVIILTSRDVLPEEQVETADNLFAQYHQSYEELKSEQIDAWKKRWELADVQIGGNPVAQQGIRFNLFQLFSTYYGDDERLNIGPKGFTGEKYGGATYWDTEAYAVPLYLALAKPEVTLNLLKYRHNQLPQAFHNAQQQGLKGALYPMVTFTGVECHNEWEITFEEIHRNGAIAYAIYNYTNYTGDTSYLEKEGLEVLTAIARFWADRVHYSKRKQKYMIHGVTGPNEYENNINNNWYTNKMAVWVLDYTLENYRRFEKTALVEISDEEQVKWQDIIDNMYFPEDKELGIFVQHDTFLDKNLMPVSELDPSNLPLNQNWSWDRILRSCFIKQADVLQGIYFFQDQFSPEEKQKNFDFYEPMTVHESSLSASIHAILAAELGMEEKALEMYERTARLDLDNYNNDTEDGLHITSMTGSWLAIVQGFAQMKTDHESLRFAPFLPKTWENYAFHINYRGRLIAVKVTEENVRLKLVEGEPLEVALYEKPAILKDELSVEIPENKASEENPEFLYL, from the coding sequence ATGAAACAGATCCAGCGTCTATTCGACATCGATCCTTGGAAAGTTTCTACAACCGAATTAAGTAAAGAGCATCGCCGGCTGCAAGAGTCTTTAACAAGTATCGGTAATGGCTACATGGGGATGCGGGGAAATTTTGAAGAAAGTTACAGCGGCGACCATCATTTAGGAACGTATCTGGCCGGCGTCTGGTATCCAGATAAGACTCGTGTCGGTTGGTGGAAAAACGGCTATCCAGAATATTTCGGCAAAGTCATCAATGCAGTCAATTTTATTAAGATGGATCTTTTTATCAATGATAAAAAAGTCGATTTGAATCTGATCCCGCCTCAAGATTTTTATCTTGAACTGGATATGGAAAAAGGGATCTTGTCTCGTTCCTTTACTGTAGAATTAGCAGAAGCTAAGGTCCGTTTCCATTTTGAACGATTCTTGAGTATCGTCAAAAAAGAATTGGCGATGATCCGGATGCAAGCCGAAGTATTAGAAGGTGACGCGAAAATCACTGTCCTTTCACAGCTTGATAATAATGTTCGCAATGAAGACAGCAATTATGATGAATTGTTCTGGGAAGGTGTCGACTGCGGCGTGACAAATGACATGACCTATCTGACTGTCCAAACCATCCCTAACCGCTTTGAGATCGAACGTTTTACAGTTACGGCCGCGATGCAGCATCAAGAAAAATGTGCTGAAACTACCGCAACCCCATTGATGGCCAGTGACCGTTTCGAATTTCAAGCCGCTGCTGGCGAAACTATCACTTTAGATAAAAAAGTGATCATATTGACCAGCCGTGATGTGCTGCCGGAAGAGCAGGTCGAAACCGCTGATAACTTGTTCGCGCAATACCATCAATCTTATGAAGAATTAAAATCCGAACAGATCGACGCTTGGAAAAAACGTTGGGAATTAGCTGATGTACAAATCGGCGGCAACCCTGTCGCACAACAAGGGATCCGTTTCAATCTCTTCCAATTATTCTCTACTTACTATGGTGATGATGAACGGTTGAATATCGGACCAAAAGGCTTCACCGGCGAAAAATACGGCGGCGCTACGTATTGGGATACAGAAGCGTATGCAGTGCCTCTTTATCTCGCTTTGGCCAAACCAGAAGTTACTTTGAACTTGTTGAAATATCGTCATAACCAATTGCCGCAAGCTTTCCACAATGCACAACAACAAGGATTGAAGGGTGCTCTTTATCCAATGGTGACTTTTACCGGTGTAGAGTGCCACAATGAATGGGAAATCACCTTTGAAGAGATCCATCGTAACGGTGCTATCGCGTATGCCATCTACAATTATACCAACTATACTGGCGACACAAGCTATTTGGAAAAAGAAGGATTGGAAGTCTTAACTGCTATCGCACGTTTTTGGGCAGACCGAGTTCATTATTCCAAACGAAAACAAAAATACATGATCCACGGTGTCACTGGTCCTAATGAGTACGAAAACAATATCAACAATAATTGGTACACCAATAAAATGGCTGTCTGGGTCTTGGATTATACATTAGAAAATTACCGCCGCTTTGAAAAGACGGCATTGGTTGAAATCTCCGATGAAGAGCAAGTAAAATGGCAAGACATCATCGATAATATGTATTTCCCAGAAGATAAAGAGTTAGGGATCTTCGTTCAGCATGATACTTTCTTAGATAAAAATCTGATGCCGGTATCAGAGCTTGATCCTTCTAATCTGCCATTGAATCAAAACTGGTCTTGGGATCGCATCTTGCGTTCTTGCTTCATCAAACAGGCGGATGTCCTGCAAGGAATCTATTTCTTCCAAGATCAATTCAGTCCGGAAGAAAAACAGAAAAATTTTGATTTTTACGAACCGATGACGGTCCATGAATCTTCCCTTTCTGCTAGTATCCACGCTATTTTGGCGGCCGAGTTGGGCATGGAAGAAAAAGCATTGGAAATGTATGAACGAACAGCGCGGCTTGATCTGGACAATTACAACAACGATACCGAAGACGGTCTGCATATCACTTCCATGACTGGCAGTTGGCTGGCTATCGTGCAAGGTTTTGCGCAAATGAAGACCGATCATGAGTCATTGCGTTTTGCACCCTTCTTGCCGAAAACTTGGGAAAATTACGCGTTCCATATCAATTATCGCGGTCGTTTGATTGCTGTCAAAGTCACAGAAGAAAATGTGCGTTTAAAATTAGTCGAAGGAGAACCGTTAGAAGTCGCTCTTTACGAAAAACCAGCTATATTGAAAGATGAATTATCTGTGGAAATCCCAGAGAATAAAGCATCAGAAGAAAATCCAGAATTTCTTTATTTGTAA
- a CDS encoding amino acid ABC transporter ATP-binding protein — protein MSIKIQAISKKFNNVEVLKNIDLEIRDNETTVIVGPSGSGKSTLLRCMNLLEIPDSGSISIGTQQVDFSKKLGKSEILAFRRRTGMVFQGFHLFPHRTVLENITEGPIYVLGKKKQEAEEQAQMLLDQVGLAGKAQEYPNYLSGGQQQRVAIARALALEPEFLLFDEPTSALDPELEFEVLKVISNLAKNERSQIIVTHNMNFARRVADRILFLENGKIAFDGTPEEFFHTDNERIKRFISAVTFEVE, from the coding sequence ATGTCGATCAAGATTCAAGCAATCAGCAAAAAATTTAATAATGTAGAAGTGTTAAAAAATATCGATTTAGAGATTCGGGACAATGAAACTACGGTGATCGTCGGTCCTTCCGGTTCAGGAAAGTCAACACTGCTTCGTTGTATGAATTTATTGGAGATCCCAGACAGCGGCAGTATCAGCATCGGAACGCAGCAAGTTGATTTTTCTAAAAAATTAGGGAAATCCGAGATTTTGGCGTTTCGTCGCCGAACCGGCATGGTCTTTCAAGGCTTCCATTTGTTTCCTCATCGAACTGTTTTGGAAAACATTACAGAAGGACCGATCTATGTTTTAGGCAAGAAAAAGCAAGAAGCAGAAGAACAGGCACAAATGCTTTTGGATCAAGTAGGACTAGCAGGAAAAGCTCAAGAATACCCTAATTATTTATCAGGTGGACAACAGCAAAGGGTCGCAATCGCCCGCGCATTAGCCCTTGAGCCGGAATTTCTGTTGTTCGATGAGCCAACCAGTGCGCTGGATCCAGAGTTGGAGTTTGAAGTTTTGAAAGTCATCTCTAATCTGGCTAAAAACGAACGCTCACAGATCATCGTTACTCATAATATGAATTTCGCCCGACGTGTCGCCGATCGGATCTTGTTTTTAGAAAACGGCAAAATCGCTTTTGACGGTACACCGGAAGAATTCTTCCATACAGATAATGAACGGATCAAACGATTCATTTCAGCAGTGACCTTTGAGGTAGAATAA
- a CDS encoding amino acid ABC transporter permease, with translation MDRIQEIVINAAGPIFLAGLKVTIPLTLVSFVLGLVFATLTAIGRLSKSKILNNIFAFYVWLFRGTPLLVQLFIAFYGLAQIGIELDKWFAAALTLSLNTGAYASEPIRSAILAIPKGQWEAAQAIGMDQKTLLRRIIAPQAVRICLPPLSNTFISLVKDTSLASTITVTEMFMVSQRIAARFYEPLTLYIEVAVFYLLFCTVLTLLQSQLEKWTSRYTVIS, from the coding sequence ATGGATCGAATACAAGAAATAGTTATAAATGCCGCCGGACCGATCTTTCTAGCCGGTCTGAAAGTGACGATTCCCTTGACGCTGGTCTCGTTCGTGTTGGGATTGGTATTCGCGACACTAACTGCTATAGGTCGTTTATCAAAATCGAAAATACTAAACAATATTTTTGCTTTTTATGTTTGGCTGTTTCGTGGAACACCGCTGCTAGTCCAATTGTTTATCGCTTTTTATGGGTTGGCACAAATCGGGATCGAGTTGGATAAATGGTTTGCGGCCGCATTGACACTTTCGCTAAACACCGGTGCCTATGCGTCAGAACCGATCCGCAGTGCGATCTTGGCGATCCCGAAAGGTCAGTGGGAGGCGGCTCAAGCGATCGGAATGGATCAAAAAACGCTTTTAAGACGGATCATCGCACCGCAAGCAGTACGGATCTGTCTGCCGCCTTTGTCAAACACCTTTATTTCATTAGTGAAAGACACATCGCTAGCTTCCACCATCACTGTGACAGAAATGTTCATGGTCAGTCAGCGGATCGCTGCACGTTTTTATGAACCATTGACGCTGTATATCGAAGTCGCTGTTTTCTATTTGCTGTTTTGTACAGTATTGACTTTACTGCAATCACAATTAGAAAAATGGACGTCCCGTTATACCGTCATTTCATAG
- a CDS encoding LacI family DNA-binding transcriptional regulator gives MINRKKERKPMSITVKDVAKKAGVATSTVSRVINDHPSISEETKKKVRQVMEELGYVPNMTARNLGKQISSAIGVILPPLDSKERLGNPFYLETIEAVNEEASRFQMSVAVASAPDFDILLENVKRMHLQKQVDGFILTYSDNHDPVIDYLFNNKIPFALIGQAYKNEDKIVFVDNDNQLLGKQATEHLIENGHERILFITNVTRENLYFERYFGYQKALMIAQLPVFPAITFEGPEDYVNFEEVLKETQATGLVVIDDLFAVRVMQLVNLFGYQVPDDLSVVSFNNSIFSTLTHPYLTSVDIDVAQLGKIATQKLMEQINQQGSSGIQMIVPHKLIRRETVLDLRKIKNNQ, from the coding sequence ATGATAAACAGAAAAAAGGAGCGTAAGCCGATGAGTATCACCGTCAAAGATGTAGCAAAAAAAGCGGGGGTTGCTACTTCTACTGTCTCGCGCGTGATCAATGATCATCCCAGCATATCAGAAGAGACAAAGAAAAAAGTCCGGCAAGTTATGGAAGAGCTTGGTTACGTTCCTAACATGACCGCCCGCAACTTAGGAAAACAAATCTCCAGTGCCATCGGAGTCATTCTGCCGCCGCTGGATTCCAAGGAACGTTTGGGCAACCCCTTTTATCTGGAAACTATCGAAGCTGTCAATGAAGAAGCAAGCCGCTTCCAAATGTCAGTAGCAGTCGCTTCCGCTCCTGATTTCGATATTCTTTTGGAAAATGTCAAACGAATGCATCTGCAAAAACAAGTAGACGGTTTTATTTTGACCTACTCCGACAATCATGATCCTGTGATCGACTATCTGTTTAATAATAAAATTCCTTTCGCATTGATCGGACAAGCCTATAAAAATGAAGACAAAATCGTATTTGTAGATAATGACAACCAATTGCTGGGGAAACAAGCGACCGAACATCTGATTGAAAACGGACATGAACGGATCTTGTTCATCACCAATGTCACGCGGGAAAATTTGTATTTTGAACGGTATTTCGGTTATCAAAAGGCCTTGATGATCGCTCAGTTACCAGTCTTTCCTGCGATCACTTTCGAAGGACCGGAAGATTATGTCAATTTTGAAGAAGTACTGAAAGAAACACAAGCTACCGGTCTAGTAGTGATCGATGATCTTTTCGCGGTGCGGGTGATGCAACTGGTGAACTTGTTCGGCTATCAAGTGCCTGATGATCTTTCTGTAGTCAGCTTCAACAACTCGATTTTTTCTACATTGACCCATCCTTATCTGACAAGCGTAGATATTGACGTGGCTCAATTAGGCAAGATCGCTACACAAAAATTGATGGAACAGATCAATCAACAAGGCTCTTCCGGTATCCAAATGATCGTTCCTCACAAACTTATTCGTCGAGAAACCGTTCTAGATTTGCGAAAAATCAAAAACAATCAATGA